The genomic segment CAATTCCCAGCAAAATATACAACATTCAGAGATTCGAGGTAGCTCCTACACTCTGgtggcaattttattttttggcaaGCACCAGGTGGGCTCCTTAACTCTACTAGCAGGAAAAGGGCAACATCTTTTAATATTCTGATCTTCACTCGTCACATCACTTTTCACTTCCATGGCAGAATGAAACTGTTTTCTCACATATCTATCACATGTGTAgctcaagaaaaaaaattgtttcaggcCGGAAACTCAAATTTGGTTAAATCTACCAACATGTTAGAGTTTTTCGTCCAATCATTCATTCACTAGGGGGCTGTTTGGTCAGAAAACGTTAATAGAATGATCAAAAGTCATCTTAATCTACAGAGCTGatttatttctatgaatttcaAGGGGAAATCAGCAAGATTCAGCCATTTCTGGGAGCTCTTGTGCTGATGTGGCAGTTTTGATTTCGGCCAAAAGTGCCCTCAACAAAGCAGACAATTTTCTGCACTTTGGATTGACATGGGGTCACTCAGGGTCATTGACCGTAAAAGTACACTGGACTATTAAAGCAATTCTTTGTCCTTTTGGTCCCCATTAATAAAGATGCCCGATTGTTCCGTAGCTAAATGTCTTGTAAAAGAAAATGCAACACTCTAAGTTTTTGACTGCGTTAAAGCTTATCTATCTGTGGAGACCTTTCATCCAAATGTTGACCTTTTTATAatggtagctacataccttataAACAGtttcagaatttattttttctcacttGAAGAAATCCCAAACcctatattttctgaaagccccgAGATTGAGAAATCCGACCGTGCACAatacagtcattatttgcataatagtcacgtgaaaagcgttttgctgaaccttccaaaatcAGTTTTTTCCTCCATTTAGCGAAGAGGCTGCACGATCTCCGGTTGAAATGtatgcattgacaagccttagcAATACCCTTCAAATCCATGTCTGCGATTTTGTCTCTGAgactccattcaaattatatggcgcgacaattacaattccttgaaaagcaccttaagTAGGATTTTTGTGTGCATGTTAAATACAAACATGTTTCGTTGGATTCAGAGTAACCAAAGTCTGTCATGTACTGTTCCCTGGGAAAGAATTAAATagtgaataccaaggaacgcccctttgaccatatatgggcatatttagattacaggtgactgcatACCTTTAAAGGATAAAAAGGGAATCAAAGAGCACAGCTAAATCCGCCAAGGTGTTTCTTATAGTCCTTGACTGAACTATTTTCCAAATGAATCAACGCTTGTTAGAACGACGTGCTTGCTTTAATGACGATTTATTTCGGAAaaactttttcacaaattgaCAGTAATCTCTAAATTAGCTACAGTGAAACAACAAAGAATGATACATTCTCGAAACTACCGCAGATAGTGCCATTTGTATACCGTGTTTTATGTTGCAAGCGATCATGGAGTTTCTATCACAGGGAATGGCAatggggatctgaaaaaaagaaacaaaatgggTGGAGATTAAAACGTACGGATTATGTATGTGTACATagcttataaaatgttttagaaATTACCGCAACGATACAAATATAAGAAAGTCTTTAGTGAAGTCTGGTATCTgtggaaatatgcaaataaaaggAGCCAATGTAAGCTCGTACTCCCATCTACTTTTAATTAAATAGCAGTTTTTCAGAGGTTTTGGTATTTTCCTGCATTGAAAGTAGTTGTTTTAACTTATATTCTTAGAACAGATGTGCAAAAGCAAGGCACTTAGGAAACCGAAATTCGCTTCTTCTATAAAACAAGAATTTTAAGATTTAATCGCACAAAGGCTTCTTTTTACATCTAATAACGATATGTTATTTCAGTAATACTCAGTTTTTCTAGTTTACAACAATCCTTGTTAAATATGTTTGAGCcgaatatgatatatagaattgACTCTATCCCAAAACATATTATGTTGCTTTTATcaaatgacatgaataaaacgTAATTAGATTGTGCATACCTGGAATTTCACAGACAATGCCCTTTGGTCGGTAGTCGCAGTATTCGTCGTCCCACAGACCATTTCGAGAGCCCCTGAACCTGTTGGGATCAATAAATACACGGCACAATTTTTGTAAGGGTGAGCTCTGCTTCGAGGCGTAATACAATACATCAAGAGAAGccataaaaaaagaaattactttataATTATAAAACCAAACTGCACTGAAAATCTACTGTCATGCCAGTATTTCAAATGGATACTAAAATATGCATTAAGTACGATTCAGTCGATTAAAGAAAAACTATTGTTTCTGGCTTTATTGCATGCATGCCAAATTTTAAACTGGACGGGGATAGAAACGACAACGGTGAATAAATGTTTGCTTAAGCGAGAATCGTTGTCAGCAAGAATGGTTATCATAAGAATGCTTTGCTTTAATTTGGTCATGGAATAATTTTGACATTGGTTGTAAGATAGATTTTACCACTCGTTTGAACTGTAATGTCCTACGTATTCTTACCAAAGTTGTACGCAATCTTGTCCATCTGGATTTTgctttgtgttgttgtttggtTCCCGTGGTGCCCAGTTGCGGAAGTCGTGGGGGCAAAGAGCTCCTCCATCGCTCCAAACGTATTCACCCTCCACTAAGCCGTCGCTAAGGCCGATCCAGAAGCCGAATCTGGTGATGCACGGGCTTCCATCCAGGCCATGGGTGGTGATATAATTTCTGACCTCAGAGTCGATCCGTGGAGTACGTAACGATGCCAGGCGACCTGATGGTCCACCAGGCAGTACTGAAAGGGTGCTGCACAGTTCAGCTGCTTTCGGTTGGTATGGGTGAACGGTAGAGTCTTGTTGACAGTAGAATACATACACTGTGCAATCACAATCTCCCTTTTCACAACTTTCAAGAGTGAAATTGCCTGTGAAAAGCATATGTTATGGCAGTGATATTACAACTTTTGAAAGCATCATGTTTGAGAAGTTATGAATACTGATGCATTCAGTTTTTGAAATGCACACAACTATTGCATGTGAAAACAGACACCACATATTCACTTACACATGAACTAATTTAGGACAATAGGGCAGTGTTGTAATTAAGCTCATCCACCTTCCTTTCTGTGCAATACACTTGTTTTCACGGATGATCTATAATGTTGCAACTTAGCTGAGCGCACTAaatacttttgataattttgaacaagaaaaagatCCGATTCTCCAAAAttcgttccaatcgtgttgtactAGAAAGTTTGATCGAAAAGTATCAAGGATACTCTCTTAATAACAACTTTCTATATCTCGTAAGTTTGCTGGCTTGACAACAAACTTACGAAACTTTCAGCTAGCTAATAATGATATAACTGACTTTTAATTTGTAACAAGATGACTTACCTGCAGGACTTTGCTGCTCATGAGAGATAAAGAATGAAAAGACGTTAATTAGTCGATTATCGTAGAATGCAAAATATAGTGTGGTACCTTTTAGTTCCAAGGAATCGTCTATTTCGTTCTCATCAGCTAACCCAGTTACCTCATGCTTAATCTGGGCAAAATCAAAGTCCTACTTTGAGAAATAAACTCTATGACGCAGTTTTGAGTTTTTAAAAGTATATTCTTTAGAAAAATAGTCACTTCCAACCATACGAAGTACGCATGTTTGGTCACATTGTACACTTAATACCGCAAAGGGGGCAAAACAATATTGGCAGCTTTTTAAACTAAAGGAGAATCACTGTAATACGAGTAAAGAGTAGACAAAATTTGCGTTAATCGTAAACGAGACCAATTTtctaaaaaacattttgatttagTCGGCGATGTAAATCGTGTATACTCACAGCATAGCACATCGCCACACAGGCAAAGAAGATGACTGCCAATTTAAAAGTCATGTTTGGTGTGATATCTGGAGACAAAGAGAAAGAGCGGCGTCAATAAGTAACAATATATATCTAATGATCATGTCACGTAGTAAATGGTGACAGtacaataccagtgaatttctGTGAATTTATGCTGTGGAACAACAACTTCTAGCACGTACACTCTGCACTGCGTGGGTTCAATTTTCGTTCTTTACGCTTAGCTGATGGGCTGAAAGAGTTTCCATTCTGCTCCCTATCGTGCGACGCAGTGTACGACAGGGAATTCTCAAAAGCTATACTTTCGACCTTCCTTGCAAAAAGTCAAGTAGAAAAGGTATATAATATGAAGGGTATTAAAAAATACCAGATTTATGTTCTAGTACGCTGCGGTATTGTCCGCAACGCTACGAGTCTCAGACTCCACTGTTACTATGTACGTTATTCCTGGTATTCGGTAAATAACCCAATATTCATGAATCGCTGAGAggaaaaataaacagaatataATGCTTTCAATGAATCTCTAGCAAAGACAAATCGTTTCGCTTGCATGTTTAACCTCCTGAAATAATTTaaaggtttgtttgttgctAGCTAGACTTGGTCCAATTCTATGGACAAAAGTTGATATTTCTGAATACAATGTAGTGGAATAATCGCGACTGTTTTGTTGTGATCGCAGTGGAGTTATAATCGCTAGTCCAGAGAGACTTTCTGTCGCACGCTTTCTCTCTGCGCATCCGAGAATGCAAAAACTAGCAGGTCCACCTTACATAAATTTGAGCGTGCAGGCGTCAGATCGTATTGTGGTTATCTCACTTAAAGCTTTTCACACAAAAAGGTAAGATTAATGAGTTACAGCTTACTATAAGGGTTTTATTTACATAAACATTTAAATCACTGTAGTTACTGGCATACATAAGGGAATATTCAGGTTAAATTCTCAATAAAAGATTTAAGTGgagtttcaatattttgagcTTTTAGTCCACTCCAGGAAACCGAGAAAACAAAGGCATAAGTCCCAGCAATAAGCAGCTGATGAAAGATTCACTGCATTCAGttcaaaaaaattcacctcacaggcaatatcaacaaacaaacgacAAATATCGTTATCGGTTTACTTACCAGTCTCAGCAGTGGTACCAGTGGAAGAGTTGGTCTTCAGTGATGTTCCTTGTGTTCATTACACCTGCTTATATAGGAAAGAGAAACGGGGCAGAATCAAGGCTTCATCAATCACAAATCACAAATTTACAGGCGCTGAGTTTACGTTTTTTAATGAAGTAAAACTTTCATTGATATCGATAAACAGTTTTATCTTCAAAACTATCATAATGAACATCTGTTTCACACTTTGTCTATAACTCTTTCCGTCTGAatacaaataaacatttcaaagtgGTTCCATATTTTGTCAAATCATTTTCTTCTTGAGTAAGCAAAACATTGAGATAAAAATGTGGCATGTATTCATCAACTCGTCATGATCTACTGTTTTGTTGATACCATATGACTAATGGTAGATTCTTTATATGTAATATTTCTTAGCTTCTTTACAATTCGAATATATTTTCTGTCGAATTGCCCATATTTTTTGTGGCTGCTAAGGTAATTAACTTCTTTTATTGAAACAGTATTTACTTCGTAAATCGTAGAAAATAAGATTGGTGTTCGAATGGTGCAAAACCTGAAAGACTTCAGGAAAGAGGCAAGTATACATAACATTAAGATGTGTTCAACTTTTTAATAACAAATCGGTAGCTGGAAACACCTGTCTGTCGTGTTATTTCATTTTCTAAGAGTATTTgccaaatattttgtaatttcaacattttccaaGGCACCTTGTCCATTTTAAGGAAAGATACTTCCTGtatatgaatatgttcttctctTCTGTTCAGCAATACTTTCACAGTAGAAAGCGAAAAATTTACTTATACGTATGTAGCGAGCACCGTAATTTTCTTGAAAGCCTTTATTGCTCTGAAACATCtaatagatttcatttttgtttctgcATACGGTAAATGAAAACGTACTTCCAACGTTTCTTAATAACAGAATAATATTTCAAGCGTCTTAAAAATATTCAATCCAATCCTGAAATATAGTAACTTGCATGTTCCCAGACAAGACTAGTATTGAACCTTTCCAATCAGTCCAAAAAAATTGAGCACATAATTTCATCAATGTATATATATTTCTGAAAGTATAGATATTGGCAAAGACTGTGTTTTGTATTAAATGTAACATAAGGACCACGTGACAGTCATTTTGAATAAACCCTTAAATCAGTGTTCACAATTTTCCCAGCGCTAACGCTGCAGTATTTCCGGTAGACATTAGCATGAACCAAATGTGTCGTGCAAATCTACCAATTTGAAGTATGTATGCGACTTTTGTTTTAGGCTCCACATAGTATTTTTGACGCGGGAATTTTCTGGCCGATGACTAACACCTTTCAAAGTATGTACCATGAAAGTAGGGTGGATTTTAAAAATCCAAgtcactgtatttgagtttaTTATGTTGTTTAGCAgtggtgaaaatttcaatagCTGCGTGTGAACGCACGCCAATTCACGCTGTTCCCAAGACACGGAAACCTGTTCACACTTTGAAATCGAgataaatgcaaaaatgttttcaggACACTTTTAGCGCTCATAAGCAAAAAAGCCAGAAATCCATGTAAATACCCCGACTAGAACACTCTCCAAATACTGTTGGTGAGAGATTATGTAGCATAACGATATAACCGAGCAGAGAAGGGGGGCATTACAAATAATCATGAAGAAAAGTGGTAGGTCGTAAtaaacttctgtgtttttttggTCCTCTGTTTTGACATACCGGGAACAGAGCATGATGTATGTCGCGTAATATTCTGACGTCGTGGACAGCCTGTCTGTGTCAGGCGTGGCTTAACGTTGCCATGTAAATATCCCGACTGGAGCGCTCTCCAACAAACATTGTGACACAGTCCCCCCACCCAcgtggtggagggactgtgattgcgGACGTTGTTTTATCAGGTTAGCTCGATAATCTGCCGCTACGCGAAACTGACTGTTTCTTAGCAAACGACACGCGCAAGACGGTAAAGCGCACACGCGCTCGTTGGATGGATAGTCTACTAGATCGATCGATTATCTGCTTGATCTATCgacccgtagtcgatatgcccgccactgcaacctaaatactcacttAGGTTGCATGGGACGGGCATATCGattacgggatcgatagatcgagcagaaaatcgatcgatccaGCAGAATACCCAGCGGAATATTCGTGCGACAGCGGGAAAGATGTGTTGATGAGTGAGAGCAGAGTAAGAGAAGAGTGATGGGAAAGGCTCTAGCTGACGAGCTTTTACTGTCGGTGTTGCTGCACCCAAAGTAAAGGAGGCTTCCCAACACTGGCCGTGCAGTTGTCCTCTCGGCTGGAATGACACTGCCCTTCTTACATGCCCCGCAAACTGAAAATGTACTGTTTGAGTGTTTAGTTCTAGTTCAATAAACAGGAGAGATGCGGAAGACACAGAACTTGGATCTTCGCCATCGACGTCGCAAATAATCTAGATCTGAACTTGGAATTGCTGGAGGTCATTCCAAATATTCCTAACACATACCGAAACTGAACAGGTTGGACCAGTCACACCAGCCTCAATCCTACTGTTCTCAATGTTTAGCTCGTCAATGTATCTGTTGCATGCTTTTAGCACGTTTCCCAAGGTTTCTGAACGTGGTCGGTCAGAATGGCTTTTCTGGCCATCTTGATCACCCCTTTAAAATGGCTGGGTAGATGACTTGgaaagcaatattattattaaaagtCTGATTAGCAGTGTAGCAAAACACAGGAAAACATTATACATTACCAGTAAAATAAGGGAACGAGGCTTTTAACATCGGCTAGTAAATTATGTTTGGAATTGTGTGGTTTAATGTTTTGTGGTATGGTCTGACTGTATACTTGTTGAGTGACTATTTAAATGTAGTATATTTATGTTGTTCACTGTGTTGTCTGTCGGTTTTTGGTGTTAGaagttagccctgcgtacgatgctgtgtgttccgctacagctaatagccccgctcaccacagccctgcaaagacccgtacgtagagttggtgacttcaaatccatttttggacttgacgtaaaaagccaaattactgccgaaattcagcgttcttgggcccaagtcgtatccctgcctacctcagctactcgatcgcttccaaaaatgccagtcttttattcttttttcgtaaataaccgtcgatgtcggcaactctctcgctggccctgcttacgtacgcagtgtacgctgtgcattccctgtgtgcgttcctaacacacagcgtacactgcgtacgtactcagggctagcgagagagttgccgacatcgacggttatttacgaaaaaagaataaaagactggcatttttggaagcgatcgagtagctgaggtaggcagggatacgacttgggcccaagaacgctgaatttcggcagtaatttggctttttacgtcaagtccaaaaatggatttgaagtcaccaactctacgtacgggtctttgcagggctgtggtgagcggggctattagctgtagcggaacacacagcatcgtacgcagggctagttagaagttagccatggcgagacgaagCCGGATCAGTTATGTCTGAGACActgtgatcctttgacgctttCGTTTCGAAACCCTGAGTTGTTCCTTCTTGAGTCGTTTGAATTTATGTGTTTTCTCTGGTCcatgtttgattgctttgctcTGCTAACAGTGTTGATAGAATATATGAAGACTCTGTTACCACGTCTTTcctgttcgtttgtttgttcagTCGTTCCGTCACTaatgtgtcttttatgtttctTTTGAATGCGATTatcattatgatttttttctaaaatatttgtttcagtatttcatgGGATATCTTGGCATGATCTCCTAACTCACCCGATGTAGTTTTATTGAGTGAGATTCACAGTTCAGTTTGATGTGGTGCACGTGTACTTCAGTAAAACAGAGGCGTTTACGGTAGGGAAGTTAAACTTcagttaggctgcgttcacaaaaaacggttagggggggctggaggaattcagggggggattcgaaaatttttggggtagtagaggggggggacttgaaaattttgctctacctataggggggggggacttgaaaattttttgttcccttttgtgttttacatttgccAATTCCAAGCTTTTgtagataattcaatgaaaaatgaataccatttttaatgtcatcaaaatgttttaatgttagaaataatttaacaaaatttagaaccttttgtcacatttcatgacttttatctcgaaaaaatctaaatgtgtgatttgtgttaaaaaaacaaacttgagcaaacttgagcctcgtaacagggcagaagttgcaactgttaATGGTTTCTGCAATATtcctatgcaatataacaactacagtttcttgctatctccctacagcatgctcaaacatacaatatttagtttgtcgacaaagcctgtatatataaatataaatatgtatttagtgataatttaattggagtccagactgacagtcagttgtcagtgatacaaatgcatggtacacataaataggctgtgatagcaagctgaatactagacatTTCAACaggctgtagggagtagaactagaacaaatttgtaaaactgaacaaaaatattgccaaaattatcaaagttaatacagctactgcctacagatagtgtcactatcattaaagCTCTGCTCCTGCAgtttcactgtcactgcatacctgatcagtgacagagatagctctgactctgatgtacatggtagttgaagaagaatttgggtcaaatgatgctcatgacagtgaaacataattgtacacaagatcaggccagagagcaacacatgcaaGAACACATAGTAATGTTTGAATTCTAGCATATAagaataaaacagaaaaaagatagggtcaccatgctaggttttctaaattttcatattcttgttataaaatgatacagatgtaaaactttgaacagtaaagactaaaagtaaaaatatttgaccaaatggaattatttattttttaaccaaatttgaaattattacacccaaaatttcagagattaaaacatttatttggtggaacattttaaccttccagtattgtcaatttagagtagcatctaattcatagatgtcttgtagttttggaAAAATGTTTGGTAGGTCACagtgcaatatggcaattagccagaattcacaatttgcctactctctcatgattgtcattttgtgtgctcctcagcaggagcaattgacctggccagagttggattaactcaagttggcttgtagaccaataaatctaaaaaaatcactgatgcagttaaagaacttgccttgagaatatgactatagaaagtgctaatacaggtacatgtagtgttgaacacctgtgagcggaacggcgcaatatgtttattttttctgcgctcacatcctttacaaatatgcgggcctgtgatagttggggggggggacttgaaaaattttgaccatatagagggggggcatttgaaatttttttggggtacttaggggggggatcttaaaaaaaataagatttcaatcgaaattcctccagccccccccaatcgttatttgtgaacgcagccttaacgTTCAGTCTAGGCTACTCTCGGGCTTTTTCAGTAACTGTGGGCTActtttagacttggttcaagtctgtgattatTGAGTGTTTGAGTGGGAttaacgcgatgatttgtgatctgttttcatgtgaaacgcgtgagtggggtgaacactATAcagagtttctcccggaatcggGCAGAAACAATAAACttactactgcgcagactcaaagcaggtgcagccaacggagctattcatcgaaaaagctgttccagGGGCAagttttgagggcaggggaaattttatttttgctcgggcaggggacatgtttttaagtgacaggggagcaaattttagttgtttttgtagggcagggcagatatcggttgattgtcctggggacaggacttggcgaaaaacgaggagaggggaagctacttttaaaacggggacggggcaagttgagccatggtgtttctggggatggggacacagggcatgtacttataactttttatgtctgcaggggaaatggaatgacaaaattttgaggagAATTTTTTCAAGGGCAGGGGAAATGGGCAATTTTTTTCGCTACAGGGCAGGAGAGATTCAAAacttcacagtggggaggggaaacaggcaaaaataagtggggagtgggtaaaaatgatgtttgagtgcgggagggtaggtcgaaaaattgttagtgggagggcaaattatgaacagctaattaattaccctcttgacttaaaattagtcagttcacattacttgtcatacacaatatatcttatcatattaaggacccctttaaaagtgcattgttcgttggctgcacctgtcaaAGGTAAAACGTTCAATTAATCGCAAGGAAAACCTGGCTTGAGGCCTGGGCTGctaaattccaaataggtttgtatgaaataggagagtcAGAAGAGAAACTATCACAAAAGtcatttttagaaattcaccgacttgaaccaagtctaggctACTGTCACCGTAGATGGTGCACCataggtacgatgctgtgtggatctctgtgtacatgttctgttCATTACGTTACCCTTCATCACAATGAAGGGAAATAGT from the Ptychodera flava strain L36383 chromosome 2, AS_Pfla_20210202, whole genome shotgun sequence genome contains:
- the LOC139150824 gene encoding lectin BRA-3-like; amino-acid sequence: MTFKLAVIFFACVAMCYADFDFAQIKHEVTGLADENEIDDSLELKGTTLYFAFYDNRLINVFSFFISHEQQSPAGNFTLESCEKGDCDCTVYVFYCQQDSTVHPYQPKAAELCSTLSVLPGGPSGRLASLRTPRIDSEVRNYITTHGLDGSPCITRFGFWIGLSDGLVEGEYVWSDGGALCPHDFRNWAPREPNNNTKQNPDGQDCVQLWFRGSRNGLWDDEYCDYRPKGIVCEIPDPHCHSL